The Bubalus bubalis isolate 160015118507 breed Murrah chromosome 1, NDDB_SH_1, whole genome shotgun sequence genome includes a region encoding these proteins:
- the SMCO1 gene encoding single-pass membrane and coiled-coil domain-containing protein 1: protein MNNETTTLISLKEAMKRVDHKLQALEAHFKELDFIKDNLTLKFEDHSKTLANQGAQDELWTAVLSLKFTSMELNILYSYVIEVLVHLHTCVLEKLPDLVRSLPTLASILRRKVKNKRIRVVWESVLEEHGLQEGDITALCIFFVAHGNKAEHYIAKVRQMYIRDINCMISNMVKNQALQDGLLKAVQVIEKGKAEMAPQEKKSPLKELIPSVNS from the exons ATGAACAATGAAACCACAACCCTGATATCCTTGAAGGAGGCAATGAAAAG AGTAGACCACAAACTCCAAGCTTTAGAAGCACATTTTAAAGAACTGGACTTCATCAAGGATAAtctgacactgaaatttgaagatCATAGCAAGACTTTGGCAAACCAGGGAGCCCAAGATGAGCTATGGACAGCAGTTCTGTCACTCAA GTTCACCTCAATGgaactgaatattttatacaGCTACGTCATTGAAGTACTTGTCCACTTGCACACTTGTGTGCTTGAGAAGCTGCCAGATCTGGTGAGAAGTCTTCCCACCTTAGCCTCCATCCTTAGACGAAAAGTCAAGAATAAGCGCATCAGAGTTGTATGGGAGTCTGTTCTGGAGGAACATGGGTTGCAAGAAGGAGATATCACAGCactgtgtatcttctttgtagCACATGGTAACAAGGCAGAACACTACATTGCTAAAGTAAGGCAGATGTATATAAGAGATATCAATTGCATGATCTCTAATATGGTAAAGAACCAGGCTCTGCAGGATGGTTTGCTGAAGGCTGTGCAGGTCATTGAGAAGGGGAAAGCAGAGATGGCCCCCCAAGAGAAAAAGTCACCCCTAAAAGAGTTGATACCATCAGTCAACAGCTAA